A single Anatilimnocola floriformis DNA region contains:
- the gyrA gene encoding DNA gyrase subunit A, producing the protein MSVIVSRALPDVRDGLKPSQRRILVAMNDLNLGPTAGRVKCAKISGDTSGNYHPHGEAVIYPTLVRMAQEWNMRHVLVDKQGNFGSIAGLPAAAMRYTEARLSAVASMMLEDLDRDTVDFLPTYDERNLEPTVLPSKFPNLLVNGTQGIAVGMATSIPPHNLREICDAMVRVIDEPDVSIDELIELVPGPDFPTGGMICGRAGIRRGYMTGRSTIIVRARAKIEEYKKERFRIVITEIPYQALRDVVMEKIAALVNEDKIKGISSVTDYSDLKQPVHIVIELKTKTDPEVVLAQLYQFSPLQDSFSINLLALVDGKPRLLTLKQMLEEFIRHRVTVIRRRTQFLLSKARKRKHTIEGLLLALANIDEIIRIIRQSRTVAEAKTGLMNVECPAPMMQRALGDEGFKVFASERGVADAYRLTAVQADAILRMTLGQLVNLEQERLGGEHAELLKEMGEYLRILSDEANIRAIIRDDLLEIRKKFGEERRTELSGAEIGHVDLEDLITEENMVVSLSHKGYIKRTTSSVYKAQRRGGKGLKGADAEDEDPIEHLFVASTHAYLMFFTNMGKVYWQKVYDLPEAKRDAKGRAIVNLLNLAEGEKVAECLAVRDYDLPDHYLIMTTRNGLVKKTPLAQYSRPKKTGIIAINLKEGDELVNVAIGKPGDELILSSAKGQAVRFKQSTVRSSGRNAQGVKGIKLRKGDTCVGMVVADPDATLLTVCEKGYGKRTPIGPNSSIPDVPESELPEGEEAAEPVAEVEEPEAEGDESSSNRYPTKGRGTMGVRDIKTTDRNGPVVAVAVVRETDELLMMTARGKLQRLAAGDISVIGRNTQGVRIMSLDEGDSIVAAVRVAKEEEAEPAAGETPPPAPAT; encoded by the coding sequence ATGAGCGTTATCGTGAGCCGCGCGCTGCCGGACGTGCGCGACGGCCTGAAGCCTTCGCAACGGCGCATTTTGGTCGCGATGAACGACCTCAATCTCGGCCCTACTGCCGGCCGTGTGAAGTGCGCCAAGATCTCGGGCGACACCAGCGGTAACTATCACCCGCACGGTGAAGCCGTCATTTATCCGACTCTCGTCCGCATGGCCCAGGAATGGAACATGCGCCATGTGCTAGTCGACAAGCAAGGAAACTTCGGCTCGATCGCCGGTCTCCCTGCAGCCGCCATGCGGTATACCGAAGCCCGGTTGTCGGCCGTCGCTTCGATGATGCTCGAGGATCTCGATCGCGACACGGTCGACTTCCTGCCGACCTACGACGAGCGCAATCTCGAGCCCACCGTGCTGCCGAGCAAGTTTCCCAACTTGCTGGTCAACGGCACGCAAGGGATCGCGGTCGGCATGGCCACCAGCATTCCGCCGCACAACCTGCGCGAAATCTGCGATGCCATGGTCCGCGTGATCGATGAGCCCGATGTCTCGATCGACGAACTGATTGAGCTCGTCCCTGGCCCCGACTTTCCCACGGGGGGCATGATCTGCGGCCGCGCGGGCATTCGCCGCGGTTACATGACGGGCCGCAGCACGATCATCGTCCGCGCTCGGGCCAAGATCGAAGAGTACAAGAAGGAGCGCTTCCGCATCGTCATCACCGAGATCCCTTACCAGGCTCTCCGCGATGTGGTGATGGAAAAAATCGCGGCCCTGGTGAACGAAGACAAGATCAAGGGCATTAGCAGCGTCACCGACTACAGCGATCTCAAGCAGCCGGTGCACATTGTCATCGAGCTGAAGACCAAGACCGATCCCGAGGTGGTCCTCGCTCAGCTGTATCAGTTCTCGCCACTGCAAGATTCGTTTTCAATCAATCTGCTCGCCCTCGTCGACGGCAAGCCGCGTCTGCTGACGCTGAAGCAGATGCTGGAAGAATTTATCCGGCATCGCGTGACGGTCATTCGCCGCCGGACGCAGTTCCTGCTCAGCAAGGCCCGCAAGCGCAAGCACACCATCGAAGGTTTGCTCCTCGCGCTGGCCAATATCGACGAAATCATCCGCATCATTCGCCAGTCGCGCACGGTGGCCGAAGCGAAGACCGGTTTGATGAACGTCGAATGCCCCGCACCAATGATGCAACGGGCCCTCGGCGACGAAGGCTTTAAGGTCTTCGCCTCCGAGCGGGGCGTCGCCGATGCTTACCGTCTGACTGCGGTGCAAGCCGATGCCATTTTGCGGATGACGCTCGGTCAGCTCGTCAATCTCGAACAAGAACGCCTCGGCGGCGAACACGCCGAGCTCTTGAAGGAGATGGGCGAGTATCTGCGGATCTTGTCCGACGAAGCCAACATCCGCGCGATCATTCGCGACGACCTGCTCGAGATTCGCAAGAAGTTCGGTGAGGAACGCCGCACCGAATTGAGTGGCGCCGAGATCGGCCACGTCGATCTTGAAGATCTGATCACCGAAGAAAACATGGTCGTGTCGCTCTCGCACAAGGGCTACATCAAGCGGACCACTTCGAGCGTCTACAAGGCGCAGCGCCGTGGCGGCAAGGGCTTGAAGGGGGCCGATGCCGAGGATGAAGATCCCATCGAGCACCTGTTTGTCGCCAGCACGCACGCTTACCTGATGTTCTTCACGAACATGGGCAAAGTATATTGGCAGAAGGTCTACGACCTGCCCGAAGCCAAGCGCGACGCGAAGGGGCGAGCGATCGTCAATCTGCTCAACCTCGCCGAAGGGGAAAAAGTAGCCGAGTGCCTCGCGGTGCGCGATTACGACTTGCCCGATCATTACCTCATCATGACCACCCGCAACGGCTTGGTGAAAAAGACGCCCCTCGCGCAATACAGCCGGCCGAAGAAGACCGGCATCATCGCCATCAACCTCAAGGAAGGTGACGAGCTCGTCAACGTCGCGATCGGCAAGCCCGGCGACGAACTGATTCTTTCGTCCGCCAAGGGACAAGCCGTTCGCTTCAAGCAATCGACGGTTCGCAGCAGCGGCCGCAACGCGCAAGGCGTAAAGGGGATCAAGCTTCGCAAGGGAGACACCTGCGTCGGCATGGTCGTCGCCGACCCCGATGCCACGCTCCTCACGGTCTGCGAAAAGGGTTACGGCAAGCGCACGCCGATCGGCCCCAACAGCAGCATTCCGGATGTTCCTGAAAGCGAGCTGCCCGAAGGCGAAGAAGCCGCCGAACCCGTTGCCGAGGTCGAAGAGCCGGAGGCCGAGGGTGATGAATCGTCGAGCAACCGCTACCCAACCAAGGGCCGCGGCACGATGGGCGTGCGCGACATCAAGACCACCGACCGCAATGGTCCCGTGGTCGCCGTCGCCGTGGTGCGCGAAACCGACGAACTGCTGATGATGACTGCCCGCGGCAAGCTCCAACGCCTCGCCGCCGGCGACATCAGCGTCATCGGCCGCAACACGCAGGGTGTGCGAATCATGTCGCTCGACGAAGGAGACTCCATCGTCGCCGCCGTCCGCGTGGCCAAGGAAGAAGAAGCGGAACCGGCAGCTGGAGAAACTCCGCCGCCAGCTCCGGCGACTTAG
- the frr gene encoding ribosome recycling factor translates to MPADDILLDTEERMEKAISVLKNALGGIRTGRANPGLVDSLRVEVYGSPTPMKQVASVGAPEPQQIVIRPYDAGTIKDIEKAIIASGLGLAPQSDGRVIRLNIPPLTTETRRKLVARIKELTEESKVAIRNVRRDGNKAADTEEKDKLLSEDECKTIKDQIQELTKQYENTATEMAKARETEVMGE, encoded by the coding sequence ATGCCTGCAGACGATATTTTGCTCGATACCGAAGAACGCATGGAAAAAGCCATCAGCGTGCTGAAGAACGCGCTCGGTGGCATTCGTACGGGTCGCGCGAACCCGGGCCTGGTCGATTCGCTGCGGGTCGAGGTCTACGGCTCGCCCACGCCGATGAAGCAGGTCGCCTCGGTTGGCGCCCCCGAGCCGCAGCAGATCGTCATTCGCCCTTACGACGCCGGCACGATCAAGGACATCGAAAAGGCGATCATCGCCAGCGGCCTCGGGCTTGCGCCGCAGAGCGACGGGCGCGTGATCCGCCTCAACATTCCCCCGCTGACGACCGAAACCCGCCGCAAGCTGGTCGCTCGCATCAAGGAACTGACCGAGGAAAGCAAGGTCGCCATCCGCAACGTCCGTCGCGACGGCAACAAAGCCGCCGACACGGAAGAGAAGGACAAGCTGCTGAGCGAAGACGAGTGCAAGACCATCAAGGATCAGATTCAAGAGCTGACCAAGCAGTATGAAAACACCGCGACCGAAATGGCCAAGGCTCGCGAGACGGAAGTGATGGGGGAATAG
- a CDS encoding DUF4126 domain-containing protein encodes MEWLLSICLGVGLSAACGFRIFVPMLGLSIAAQAGHLQFAHGFEWIGSPAALVCFGVATVIEIIAFYVPWLDNVLDTMATPAAVVAGTILTASVVTDMSPLMQWSVALIAGGGAAGVVQTGTVLLRGASTATTGGTANFMVSTVEAVGATGTTILAIVLPVLAALGVLALISYVLYRLVNRRPASDPVAEKSPPKQLLL; translated from the coding sequence ATGGAATGGCTGTTGTCGATTTGTCTCGGTGTCGGTCTTTCCGCAGCGTGCGGCTTTCGGATCTTTGTGCCGATGCTCGGCTTGAGCATCGCGGCCCAGGCCGGGCATTTGCAATTTGCCCACGGCTTTGAGTGGATCGGTTCGCCGGCCGCGCTAGTTTGCTTCGGCGTGGCCACGGTGATCGAGATCATCGCCTTCTATGTCCCCTGGCTCGACAACGTGCTCGACACCATGGCCACGCCGGCCGCCGTGGTAGCCGGCACGATTTTGACTGCCTCGGTCGTCACCGATATGTCGCCGCTCATGCAGTGGAGCGTGGCCTTGATCGCCGGCGGCGGCGCTGCGGGCGTGGTGCAGACGGGCACGGTGCTCTTGCGAGGAGCTTCGACAGCAACCACCGGTGGCACGGCGAATTTCATGGTGTCGACCGTCGAAGCCGTCGGTGCAACGGGCACGACGATTCTCGCCATCGTGCTGCCGGTCTTGGCAGCCCTCGGCGTGCTCGCGCTGATCAGCTATGTTCTGTATCGCCTCGTGAATCGTCGGCCGGCTAGCGATCCGGTCGCTGAAAAGTCTCCGCCCAAGCAACTGCTCCTCTAG
- a CDS encoding class I SAM-dependent methyltransferase, translating to MLSRPVLADWYDYPQYYDLAFQDDTKPEADFLAAAFAKYAQRPVKRVLEPGCGGGRLIVELAKRGFSMVGFDTSDMSLDYLQKQLAKKKLKAEIYRDDMTSFTVKKPVDAAICTFNTFRHLTTAESARSHLQSVAASLAPGGIYILGLHLLPPDADEESLERWTATKGKTKVVFTLRVLDFNRRKRLEKLRATMLVRNGHKELRLASEFEFRLYTAAQIKQQLAEVPEFELCDVYDFCYEIDHPLKLDNELSDTVFILRKKAD from the coding sequence ATGCTCAGCCGCCCGGTATTGGCCGATTGGTACGACTACCCACAGTACTACGACCTGGCCTTTCAGGACGATACGAAACCCGAAGCCGATTTTCTGGCGGCGGCGTTCGCGAAATATGCACAGCGGCCGGTCAAACGCGTGCTGGAACCCGGTTGCGGCGGTGGCCGGCTGATCGTGGAACTAGCCAAGCGCGGCTTCTCGATGGTCGGCTTCGATACGAGCGACATGTCGCTCGATTATCTGCAAAAGCAACTTGCGAAGAAGAAGCTGAAGGCCGAAATCTATCGCGACGACATGACGAGTTTCACCGTCAAGAAACCGGTCGACGCGGCGATCTGCACGTTCAACACCTTCCGCCATCTGACCACGGCGGAATCGGCCCGCAGTCATTTGCAAAGCGTGGCCGCATCACTCGCACCGGGAGGCATCTACATCCTCGGCTTGCACCTGCTGCCGCCGGATGCCGACGAGGAGAGTCTCGAACGCTGGACCGCGACAAAAGGGAAAACCAAAGTCGTCTTCACCCTCCGCGTGCTCGATTTCAACCGCCGCAAACGGCTAGAAAAACTGCGGGCCACGATGCTCGTCCGCAACGGGCACAAAGAACTGCGCCTGGCCAGTGAGTTCGAATTCCGTCTCTACACCGCAGCGCAAATCAAACAGCAATTGGCTGAAGTGCCAGAGTTCGAACTCTGCGATGTGTATGACTTCTGCTATGAGATCGATCATCCGTTGAAGCTCGATAACGAGCTTTCGGATACGGTGTTTATCTTGCGGAAGAAGGCCGACTAA
- a CDS encoding retroviral-like aspartic protease family protein, with the protein MKSPALLMSCLTFLALLNQLPAQEAAPTGDLSAAEAKATLEAAGFKVSVTGISLQAEADFAKMVRDVFAVRKTFLAVEKELAAAEAEVDQVDAQINQLKTEEIKYNSALAAGGLTIENHNRLVGALNALSGQRDLGMQQKKKSAEKVKDARAKANESREAYIEKLLSLRTEADKVQELWSKASADPKNQAALNKVNEVLKKQLNFKPTAVYTAAEKQLATYEDKVLSENIKLRDDGNQLWASVVVNGKHTKDFVVSSGSAFIGIPFPMAKDMGLEPTSTDERISLVMADGRELPGYLKKAASIRVGKFSVEDVEVVVLDPAAIAANPVLGMSFLGNFKFELDKARGALKMVKIDAETQGAPKKDKK; encoded by the coding sequence ATGAAGTCGCCAGCTTTGCTCATGTCTTGCCTCACTTTCCTCGCGCTCCTCAATCAACTGCCAGCGCAAGAAGCGGCACCTACCGGAGACCTGAGCGCCGCCGAAGCCAAAGCCACGCTCGAGGCGGCAGGCTTCAAGGTGAGCGTGACCGGCATTTCTCTTCAAGCCGAAGCCGACTTTGCCAAGATGGTGCGCGACGTCTTCGCAGTGCGCAAGACATTTTTGGCCGTCGAAAAAGAACTGGCCGCCGCCGAAGCGGAAGTCGACCAAGTCGATGCTCAGATCAATCAGCTGAAGACAGAAGAGATCAAATACAACTCGGCCCTCGCCGCTGGCGGCTTGACGATCGAAAATCACAATCGCCTGGTCGGCGCGCTGAATGCCCTTTCGGGTCAACGCGATCTCGGCATGCAACAGAAAAAGAAGTCGGCGGAAAAGGTGAAGGATGCCCGCGCCAAAGCCAATGAATCGCGCGAGGCCTACATCGAAAAGCTCCTCAGCCTCCGCACCGAAGCGGACAAGGTGCAGGAATTGTGGTCGAAAGCGTCAGCCGATCCAAAGAATCAAGCCGCGCTCAACAAGGTCAACGAGGTCCTAAAGAAGCAACTCAACTTCAAGCCCACGGCGGTCTACACTGCGGCGGAGAAACAGCTCGCCACGTATGAGGACAAGGTTCTCTCGGAGAATATCAAGCTGCGCGACGACGGCAATCAGTTGTGGGCCTCGGTCGTCGTCAATGGCAAGCACACCAAGGATTTCGTCGTCAGCTCTGGTTCGGCCTTCATCGGCATTCCCTTCCCCATGGCCAAAGACATGGGCCTGGAACCGACCAGCACCGATGAACGGATCTCGCTGGTGATGGCCGACGGCCGCGAACTTCCGGGCTACTTGAAAAAGGCAGCCAGCATCCGCGTTGGTAAGTTCAGTGTGGAAGACGTCGAAGTCGTCGTCCTCGATCCCGCCGCGATCGCGGCCAATCCGGTGCTCGGTATGTCGTTCCTCGGCAACTTCAAGTTCGAACTCGACAAAGCCCGCGGCGCGCTGAAGATGGTGAAGATCGACGCCGAAACGCAAGGTGCGCCGAAGAAGGATAAGAAGTAA
- a CDS encoding DMT family transporter has product MNASAPASPHLTSQRWLGTFFGLASAVVYTAANGFLRAVSDCDPIWVSAMKAVPTAACMLPWLIVSLRRGEGLPKLSIWLAIGGAALVGQLGGNTSFQYALGQIGLALTVPLSLGGMIVGSTLLSRIWLHEKISLTAATAVGVLLLSIAVLSLGADKARERLLVEATANPWQLALGVSAACGSGLAYAVLNVVIRFCIQRGATLPATLLTVSIVGMISLGLLSVQRVGVRAMLATDQFDFVMMLLAGICNAVAFVALTRCLQLTSVVYANALNAAQAALAALTGVLIFREPASAALTAGVGLTVLGLAILTRQPHAEIDAAQRLANKTND; this is encoded by the coding sequence GTGAACGCTTCTGCCCCTGCCTCTCCACATTTGACATCGCAGCGCTGGCTCGGGACTTTCTTCGGCCTCGCTTCAGCCGTGGTTTATACGGCGGCGAACGGCTTTTTACGGGCAGTCAGCGATTGCGATCCGATTTGGGTCTCGGCAATGAAAGCCGTTCCCACGGCGGCTTGCATGTTGCCATGGCTGATCGTTTCGCTCCGTCGCGGCGAAGGCTTGCCGAAGTTATCGATCTGGCTGGCCATTGGTGGCGCTGCGTTAGTCGGGCAACTGGGCGGGAATACTTCGTTCCAATATGCCCTCGGTCAGATCGGCTTGGCGCTAACCGTTCCGCTGTCGCTGGGCGGAATGATCGTGGGATCGACGCTGCTCAGTCGCATCTGGTTGCATGAGAAGATCAGCTTAACTGCCGCGACGGCGGTGGGCGTTCTCTTATTATCGATCGCTGTTCTATCGCTGGGCGCCGATAAAGCTCGCGAGCGCTTATTGGTCGAGGCGACGGCCAACCCCTGGCAACTGGCGCTCGGCGTGTCGGCAGCCTGCGGCTCGGGACTCGCCTATGCGGTGCTGAATGTCGTGATCCGTTTTTGCATTCAGCGCGGAGCCACATTGCCGGCGACGCTGCTCACCGTTTCGATCGTCGGCATGATTAGCCTCGGCTTGCTGTCGGTGCAAAGAGTCGGCGTGCGCGCGATGCTGGCTACCGACCAGTTCGACTTTGTGATGATGTTGCTCGCCGGCATTTGCAATGCGGTCGCGTTCGTGGCGCTAACACGTTGCTTGCAGTTGACGAGCGTCGTCTATGCGAATGCTCTTAACGCCGCTCAGGCCGCACTCGCAGCGCTCACCGGCGTCCTTATTTTTCGTGAGCCCGCATCGGCGGCGCTCACGGCGGGCGTGGGACTCACCGTTCTCGGCCTGGCGATTCTCACGCGTCAACCGCACGCCGAGATCGATGCTGCCCAGCGCCTGGCCAACAAGACCAACGACTAG
- a CDS encoding LOG family protein encodes MFVADDDELLPDPVIPRFNPEGAATGSDDDRLRHIEDLIQTIKESADKLAADGSSRGDLKLISRTLRELRYAFKVFSPYRKRRKVTVFGSARTKPEEPSYQEAVKLGRAFAEQEWLVVTGAAAGIMEAGHQGAGREHSMGLNIMLPFEQEANPVIRDDHKLVHMKYFFTRKLMFVKECDAVVCLPGGFGTLDEGMEVITLLQTGKRDMVPVVLLDPPGGKYWADLNQFLITHLLGNRLISPEDQYLYKVCDNYEVALQEVLQFFKVYHSMRYVKRDLVLRLNEPLEPMLLDAINANFKDILVEGKFTQRDMLPAEKDEPDLLQKARLVFTFNRRNFGRLRLLIDSINLGEIAPTRFGNK; translated from the coding sequence ATGTTTGTGGCAGACGACGATGAATTGTTGCCGGACCCGGTGATTCCCCGGTTCAACCCCGAAGGAGCCGCCACCGGCTCCGACGACGACCGCCTGCGGCATATTGAAGACCTGATTCAAACCATCAAGGAATCGGCTGACAAGCTGGCCGCCGATGGGAGCAGTCGCGGCGACCTGAAACTCATCAGCCGCACGCTGCGAGAACTGCGCTACGCGTTCAAGGTCTTTTCGCCCTATCGCAAGCGGCGAAAAGTGACCGTCTTCGGCTCGGCTCGCACCAAGCCGGAAGAACCCTCCTATCAAGAAGCGGTGAAACTGGGCCGGGCCTTTGCCGAGCAGGAATGGCTCGTCGTCACCGGCGCCGCCGCGGGCATCATGGAAGCCGGCCATCAAGGCGCCGGCCGCGAGCACTCGATGGGGCTCAACATCATGCTCCCCTTCGAGCAGGAAGCCAACCCCGTCATTCGCGACGACCATAAGCTCGTGCACATGAAGTACTTCTTCACGCGCAAGCTGATGTTCGTGAAGGAGTGCGATGCCGTCGTCTGTTTACCCGGCGGCTTCGGCACGCTCGACGAGGGAATGGAAGTCATCACGCTGCTGCAAACCGGCAAGCGCGACATGGTGCCGGTCGTACTGCTCGATCCCCCCGGCGGGAAGTATTGGGCCGATCTCAATCAGTTCCTGATCACGCACTTGCTCGGCAATCGGCTGATCTCGCCCGAAGACCAGTACCTCTACAAAGTATGCGACAACTACGAAGTCGCGCTGCAAGAAGTACTGCAGTTCTTCAAGGTCTATCACAGCATGCGGTATGTGAAGCGCGACCTGGTGTTGCGACTGAACGAGCCGCTTGAGCCGATGCTGCTCGATGCGATCAACGCCAACTTCAAAGACATTCTCGTCGAAGGAAAATTCACGCAGCGCGACATGCTGCCAGCCGAAAAAGACGAACCCGATCTGCTGCAAAAAGCCCGCTTGGTCTTCACCTTCAACCGCCGCAACTTCGGCCGGCTGCGGTTGCTGATTGATAGCATCAACCTGGGCGAGATCGCGCCGACGCGATTTGGGAACAAATAA
- a CDS encoding ParA family protein, translating into MRSIAVMNQKGGVGKTTSTVNLAAALAAAGKKVCVIDLDPQAHASLHLGVSVRDGQPSVYDVLTGEAMFPEVRQQIDTNLWLLPAHLDLAAAEVELASEVGREVILRDKLAQDDQQFDYIIADCPPSLGVLTINALTMVREVFLPLQPHFLALHGLSKLLKTIEIVSKRLNKNLRLSGVLFCMYDSGTRLAAEVSSDVTAFFQGDQALGIAANAKAFETRIRRNIRLAEAPSFGQSIFQYAPQSPGADDYRNLAAEVLKMAVAEMPQLRRAA; encoded by the coding sequence ATGCGTTCGATTGCGGTGATGAATCAAAAGGGTGGCGTGGGCAAAACCACGTCGACGGTCAATCTGGCGGCAGCCCTGGCTGCGGCGGGAAAGAAGGTGTGCGTGATCGATCTCGATCCGCAGGCCCATGCCTCGTTGCACCTGGGCGTATCGGTGCGGGACGGCCAGCCGTCGGTGTACGACGTGCTGACCGGCGAAGCCATGTTTCCCGAAGTGCGGCAGCAGATCGACACCAACCTCTGGCTGTTGCCGGCGCATCTCGACCTGGCGGCGGCCGAAGTGGAACTCGCTAGCGAAGTGGGCCGTGAAGTGATTCTTCGCGACAAGCTCGCTCAGGACGATCAGCAGTTCGATTACATCATCGCCGATTGCCCGCCGTCGCTGGGGGTGCTGACGATCAACGCCCTGACCATGGTCCGCGAAGTCTTCCTGCCGCTGCAGCCGCACTTTCTCGCGCTGCATGGTTTGTCGAAGCTACTGAAGACGATCGAGATCGTCAGCAAGCGACTCAATAAAAACCTGCGACTCAGCGGCGTGCTGTTTTGCATGTACGACTCCGGCACGCGGCTGGCCGCGGAAGTATCGAGCGACGTAACCGCCTTTTTCCAGGGCGATCAGGCTCTCGGAATTGCCGCCAACGCCAAGGCGTTTGAAACGCGGATCCGCCGCAATATCCGCCTCGCCGAAGCGCCGAGCTTCGGCCAATCGATCTTTCAATACGCTCCGCAATCGCCGGGCGCTGACGACTATCGCAACCTGGCCGCCGAAGTCCTCAAGATGGCAGTGGCCGAAATGCCGCAGCTCCGCCGCGCCGCGTAA
- a CDS encoding YraN family protein gives MSVWQRLGDLIAASTQFLQTWRNKWFAPLSFGQLGERAAAKYLRRLRYTIIAHGERDQFGEIDLIAVDGRTVVFVEVKTRSAHDGGHPADAVDAEKQRRLTRAASAYRRRHDLMETAARFDVIAITWPEAGKGQPVIEHFKNAFEARD, from the coding sequence ATGTCTGTCTGGCAACGGCTGGGCGACCTGATTGCTGCGAGTACGCAGTTTCTACAAACGTGGCGCAACAAATGGTTTGCGCCACTCTCTTTTGGTCAGCTAGGCGAACGAGCCGCGGCCAAGTATCTCCGCCGCCTGCGCTACACGATCATCGCTCACGGCGAACGAGATCAGTTCGGCGAAATCGATCTGATTGCTGTCGATGGCCGAACCGTGGTCTTCGTCGAGGTGAAGACCCGGAGTGCTCACGATGGCGGTCATCCCGCTGATGCGGTAGATGCTGAGAAGCAACGCCGCTTAACTCGCGCGGCCTCGGCTTATCGCCGTCGCCACGACTTGATGGAAACGGCGGCCCGCTTCGACGTGATCGCCATCACCTGGCCCGAGGCTGGCAAAGGCCAGCCGGTGATTGAGCACTTCAAGAATGCATTTGAAGCGCGGGATTGA
- the rplS gene encoding 50S ribosomal protein L19 has product MSDEAKKDKPLKGQALLAAVEQPYLKEAAPKFSIGDTVDVHMRILEEIDAKTKKPKYRIQTFTGTVIARNGSGSREMFTVRKIVGGEGVERKFPLHCPDLQKVEVKRSGVTRRAKLYYLRDRVGKGVKLREKKVLKSDA; this is encoded by the coding sequence ATGAGTGACGAAGCAAAGAAAGACAAACCTCTGAAGGGCCAGGCGTTGCTCGCCGCTGTGGAACAACCCTACTTGAAGGAAGCCGCCCCGAAGTTCTCGATCGGCGACACCGTCGACGTGCACATGCGGATCTTGGAAGAAATCGACGCCAAGACGAAGAAGCCGAAGTACCGGATTCAAACGTTCACCGGCACCGTCATTGCCCGCAACGGCAGCGGCAGCCGCGAGATGTTCACCGTTCGCAAGATCGTCGGCGGCGAAGGTGTGGAACGCAAGTTCCCGCTGCACTGCCCCGACCTGCAAAAGGTCGAAGTGAAGCGCTCGGGCGTTACCCGCCGTGCGAAGCTCTACTACCTGCGCGATCGCGTCGGCAAGGGCGTCAAGCTGCGTGAAAAGAAGGTTCTCAAGTCCGACGCCTAA
- the trmD gene encoding tRNA (guanosine(37)-N1)-methyltransferase TrmD: protein MRFDVLTLFPAIFAGFVSQSLLKKAIDRQLLSVHLHDIRQWSNDKHNKVDDRPYGGGPGMVLRVAPVVECAEAVQTMSTPPGKLILLSPQGRKLDQRLVEELAQEPRLLFLCGRYEGFDQRVSDILQPMEVSLGDYVLNGGEVAAMAIIEAVSRLIPGVIGDDDSQAFDSFSSGNRLLDFAQYTRPREYRGHAVPEVLLGGNHDEVARWRAEQSLKKTTEKRTDLIEPSTHQPQTPNANQPRKTLRTKAKQQPPTDAGET from the coding sequence ATGCGCTTCGACGTGCTGACGCTCTTTCCCGCGATTTTCGCCGGGTTTGTGAGCCAGAGCTTGTTGAAGAAGGCGATTGACCGGCAACTGCTGAGCGTGCATTTGCACGATATTCGGCAGTGGTCGAACGACAAACATAACAAAGTGGACGATCGCCCTTACGGCGGTGGTCCGGGCATGGTGCTGCGGGTGGCGCCGGTCGTCGAATGTGCCGAAGCGGTGCAGACGATGAGCACGCCGCCGGGCAAGCTGATTCTGCTGTCGCCGCAAGGCCGCAAGTTGGATCAGCGGTTGGTGGAGGAATTGGCGCAAGAGCCGCGATTGCTGTTTTTGTGTGGCCGGTACGAAGGATTCGATCAGCGGGTGAGCGACATTCTCCAGCCGATGGAAGTGTCACTCGGGGACTATGTCCTCAACGGCGGTGAGGTCGCGGCGATGGCCATCATCGAAGCGGTCAGCCGGCTCATTCCCGGTGTGATCGGCGACGACGATAGCCAGGCCTTTGACTCATTTTCCTCCGGCAACCGGTTGCTTGATTTTGCTCAGTACACGCGGCCTCGCGAATACCGAGGCCACGCAGTTCCCGAGGTCCTCCTCGGCGGCAATCACGACGAAGTGGCCCGCTGGCGAGCCGAACAAAGCTTGAAAAAGACGACCGAAAAACGAACTGACCTGATCGAACCAAGCACCCATCAGCCCCAAACGCCAAACGCCAACCAACCGCGGAAGACTCTGCGGACAAAAGCGAAACAACAACCGCCAACTGATGCTGGCGAAACCTAA